The Epilithonimonas zeae genome contains the following window.
GTAATCTACGAAATTTGACATATTACTTGGGATTATAGACAAATAGAGAATAGATGATAAACTTTTCTAAGTTCATAATCTATTCTCTATAAATATAAGTTTTTATTATTTAATTTTTTCTACCTCGGCAAATAGTTTTTCGGAGATTTCAGAAATGTTCCCAATTCCGTTAACTTCCACATATTTACCTTGATTTTTGTACAATTCTGCAACTTCTGCAGTTTTTGTATAATATTCTTTGATTCTGTTTCTGATGATCTCTTCATTAGAATCATCTGTTCTTCCGCTAGTTTCTCCTCTCTTCAGAAGTCTTTCTACCAAAACTTCATCTTCTACAATAAGAGAAAGACAAACGCTAATTTCTGCTCCTAATTCATCTTTTACAATGTTTTCCAAAGCTTCTGTCTGAGTAGCAGTTCTAGGAAATCCATCAAAAATAAATCCATTGGTCTCTGTAGGTTTTCTCAACTCATCAATCAGCATATCAATGGTAACCTGATCCGGAACCAATTCTCCTTTGTCAATATATGATTTGGCTAATTTTCCAAGCTCAGTCTCATTCTTCATATTATATCGGAACAGATCTCCTGTCGAAATTTGTTTTAAATTAAATTTCTCGATAAGATGCTGTGCCTGGGTTCCTTTTCCACTTCCCGGAGGGCCAAAGAGAACAATATTGATCATAATTTCTTTAAATTTATTATTGATTTATTTCTTTCCGTATAATACTAATGATTGATTCTTCCTTCTTCTAATTGATAAAGATCTGGTAGATTTCTTCCCAATTCATCGTAATCTAATCCATAGCCTAGTACAAATTTGTTAGGAATTTCTTTAGCAACATAATCAATCGTGAAATCTTTTTGGAAAACGTCTGGTTTTAATAGTAATGAAGCTACTTTCAAAGTTTTCGGACGTTGCGTATTTTTGAAATATTCAAAAAGGTTTTCTAATGTATTTCCGGTGTCTACGATATCTTCCATAAGGATGATGTGACGATCTACAACATCTTTCGTAAGATCCATTTTCTTATAAACAATCCCTGTAGATTGTGTACCAGAATAAGAACTTACCTGTAAGAATGCAATCTCACATTTACCAGGATAGTACTTTAAAAAATCTGAGAAAAACATAATTACGCCGTTCAGAACACCTACAAAAATAGGCGTTTCATCTTTGTAATCTTCGTAAACTCTTAGGGCTAATTTTTTTATAATTTCCTGAATTTCATCGTGTTTCAGGTATGGTACGAAACTTTTGTCGTGAATTTGTATAGACTCCATATATATATCAAAGTGCAAAAGTAAGATTTTTCAGCCAAACTGCCGATTTTCTTTTTTTGAAGCTTTTTCGGCAAAGGGTAATACAATTTAATTATCTATATTTGCGTTACGTTTCTGAAAAAGAATAATTATGTTCAAATCGCTTTTCCATTGGAAAGTTTTACTTAATATCGTTTTAGCAATGGCGTTTTTCGCCGGTCTGGTTTGGTTGACCTTCCGCTGGCTGGAGTTTCATACCAATCACGGAGAGGAAGTTCCTGTCCCGAATGTTATGAATATGACCGTCCACGAAGCTATCAAAATCTTGGATGATTCTGGTTTGGAATACGAAGTTGATAGTTTCAAATATGATCCTAAATTCCGTCCTTTTCAAGTTTTAGCAGTCAATCCAAATCCTGGAGCTAACGTTAAAAACGGAAGGGTAATTACACTTAAAGTTAATCCAAGAACTTGGGCAAAAGTAGCTATTCCAGATATTATTGATAGATATAAAGGTTTGGCTTTTAATCAATTAAATCTTGTTGGTCTTAAAGTGGGAGATACAATTTATGAACCAAGTATCCAACGAGATGCTGTTCTTAGAATTATATATAACGGGACAAGTGTGAAACCGGGAACTCAAATTCCTAGATTTTCTGCTGTTGATTTGGTCATAGGTTCTGGTCCTTTGAGAAATGTTAGTATTCCAAATGTTGTTGGAAGAACAGTACAGGAAGCGAAGAAGATTATTGCTCAAGCTTTATTCGAAGTTGGAATTGTAGAACACGAAGACGGCGGGAAAGACGATTCTGATATTGTTTATTATCAGGATCCGGAATTTGGTTCTCTACGAGATCAGGGAATGCAAATCGATCTTTGGGCAAGTAAAAAAACGCCGGCAGAGCTACAAAATAAAATAAGACAATTGGATGAGATGTATCGTCCAAAAATTGATACAACATTAGCTCCGATTCAATATAATGAGATGCCAAGTGTAGATCCACCGAAACCTCAGGTTCAAAAGCCAGCAGCTTCAGTTGAGTCAACCGCTCCAAAACCTAAAGCTGTCACGCCTGCGCAAAATTCGGGAGCTAATAATTCAGGAGGAACTGTAGCAAAACAAACTGCCACGACACCTGCTAAACCACAAGAAAAGCCTAAGCCTAAAAAAGTGGTTATTGAATAAAAAATTAAAATTAATATCAAAAAAGGCTTCGACTAATGGTTGAAGCCTTTTAAAATTATAATATGCTGGACGAAAACGAGGATTTTTTAGAAGACGAATTTATCAACAATGACACTTCTTCAGATGACGAAGAAAATAGTGGTCTGTATGAACATTTCAATATTACAGTTGATGGTAATCAGGAACCATTGCGTATTGATAAATATTTGTCCATCTTCCGCCAGAACTCTACAAGAAACAAGATTTCTCAAACTTGCAGAGCCGGAAATGTTATTGTTAATGGCAACGTTGTAAAACAAAATTATAAAGTAAAACCTGGTGATAATATCAGTGTTTTATTGGCTCATCCGCCAAGAGAAAATGTCATCATTCCGCAAGATATTCCAATTAATATCGTTTATGAAGATGAAGATTTGATTGTAGTTGACAAAGATGCAGGAATGGTAGTTCATCCAGGTCACGGAAATTGGGACGGTACATTGATTAACGCTTTGGCATTTCATTTTGCTAAAGATCCTAATTATAATTCAGATTTGGATAGAGTAGGATTAGTTCACAGAATTGATAAAGATACTTCCGGATTGCTTGTAATCGCTAAAAATGAGTATGCGCTGAGTTATTTGGCAAAACAATTTTTTGATAGAAAAACCAAACGTCTTTACTGGGCTTTTGTTTGGGGCAATCTTCAGGATGATGAAGGAACAATTACCGGTCATATCGGAAGACATCCAAAAAATAGAATGCAGATGTACACTTATGAAGACGGAAGCCAAGGTAAGCACGCTGTTACACATTACAAAGTTTTGGAACGATTCCGCTATATGACTTGGATAGAATGTAAACTGGAAACAGGAAGAACCCATCAGATTCGGGCGCATATGAAACATATTGGACACACTTTGTTTAATGATGAAAGATATGAGGGCAATGTCATTCTTAGAGGTGTTAATCTTCCAAAGTACAAGCAGTTTGTAAATAATGTTTTCGAAGTTTTACCGAGACATGCATTACATGCTCATACGCTAGGTTTTATTCATCCAACGACTAAGAAAGAAATGTATTTTGAAAGTCCGATGCCAAAAGATATGCAGGAGGCATCAGAACGTTGGCGAAATTACTTAGAAAACAATTAGAGTTTATATATTTGTATCGTGAAGAAAAATTACTCATTTTATAAAATATTTTCACTTTTTATAACAGTTTTTTTTATTGAGACTAAAGCTCAGGAAACTTTGCCTTTCTATCAGCAATATTTATTGGATGGAGATTTTCTTTTCAATCCGGCTTTATTAGGAAAAACGGATGATGTAGTTTTGAATTTTAACTACCAAAAACAATTTTCCCAACTCAGCGAATCACCTAATGTCCAGTCTTTAGGATTTCACGCAAATGTTTTTGACAGAGTTGGCGCGGGTATTTCATTTTTTAGAGATCAGAATGGTCCAATTTCTTCGAATGGATTAATGTTAGGAGCATCTTATTTTATTCCGTTATCGGATGAAGAGGATCGTCAGGATCAATTCTCTTTTGGTATCGGAACCAATCTCTACAATATGAATATCGACTACACTCAACTGAATCCTGAACAACCTGGAGATCCTACTTTGGGTGAAAACACCAACGATATTTTTTTAGCTTATGCTAATTTGGGAGCTGCTTTTAAATACAGGCATTTCTTTGCAGGTATTTCTGTAATTGATATCCCATTAACTAACGATTTACCAATTATCAACGGAATAGAACCTTCGCCAACCAAGTTTTATCTTAATGCAGGTTACGATTGGCATTTCACAGACGGAATGTTTTTAACACCCTCATTAATGATGAATCTGAATACCAATTCGTCAAGAATAATGGATTATAATTTAATGGCGACTGTTTTTGGAGAACAAAATAATCTTTCTGCAGGTCTAAGTTTCCGAAGTGCAAAAAGTGCTGTAGGAAGCCAGAATCTAGGAATGTCACCTGTAATAAAAGGACGAGTTGGAAACTTTACTTTCGGAGCGGTTTACAATTTTGGCGTTTCAGAATTGACTGAGAATTTTGGGAATAGTTTTATGCTATCCATTGGATTTAATATCGAAAACTTTATCAACGCAAGGGGTTTCCGATACAGATAATGAAGGATTATTTCAAAAAAGTTAAAAGTATTTTGCCAGTTTTGTTATTGGCAATTTTTGTTTCAACAATTTCTTGTCTATTAATAAGATACATTTTAGAATACAAATTAGAAATTGATATCAAACTGATTAGTTGGGAATTTTTTATTCCTTTCGTAATTTCAGTTGTTTCGGTTATTTTAATTAGAAAAAAATTCATTGTACTTCAATTTAAAGATAATACAAAAGATAATTTTTTTTACATATTCTTATGTTGGATATTAATCTTTGGACTACTTGTGAATTCTCAAATGTTTTTTACTAAATATCTTTATAAGAGTGTAACAATTAATAATGTATCTGAAATTAAATTCGAACACGATATTTCAAATTACAATATCCAAAAGGTCTACATTAATGAAAGATATGCTAGAGGTGATTTTGAGACTAAAGTAGTTGGAAAGAATGGGGATAAACTGAATATGAAAATATTTTTTATTGCACCAATGTTCAAGGATTCATTAACGCTTCAAAATTATAAAGTTTGGTATTCGGAAACAAAAGATACTACGATAAGTTATAGTTTATCAAATCAAAAAAAAGAAATAGCATTTAAAAAATTTTATAATAATACAGTCAAATATTTTAAAAATAAAGACTTGTCCAATTTACATAGTTTTGAAAAAGTTTTTGAATCTGATGAAAAGGAAAAGTTTGACAAATTGATTGGAAATCAAGATAAATCTGCTCTTATTCTTAAACCAATTTTAAAGAATTCAAATAATGGAACTTCAGTATTCTTTTGGTATTTCAAAATATTAGGGATTGGATTGTTGATTATACTTTTTTCACTGATTTTTATTTCCTACAAAGAAGTCGAATATAAAAAGAAAAATGACGAATTTTTGTCAATAGTTAATTTTTTGATTCCTAGAAAGGAGAACTACTTTTTACCAATTATTATTAATCTCAATATAGCTTACTATGTGCTTTTAGCTTTATTTGGAATTGATATATTTTCACCGCGTACAGAAGATTTAGTTCGCTTTGGAGCGATAAATAGTGTGAAAATTGCAAATGGAGAAATTTGGCGCTTTGTAACAGCAATGTTTATGCACGGTGGTTTACAGCATATAGTTTATAATATGATAATACTAGCTTTCGCAGGTCTATTTGCAAAAGAAATTTTTGGAGAAAAAAAATTGGCTATGATTTATTTCATCTCCGGATTGTTATCTTTTCTTGTGACTTTGCTCTTTCATAATGGGTATATAGGAGTGGGAGCATCCGGAGCAATATTTGGAATAATTGGTTCTTTATTTGGAGCAGGTTTGGTAGATGGTTACAAGGAAAATAAAACAGTAATATTTATTACATTTGGATATTTGTTAATAAATGTTTTATTTGGATTTATTACAAATTCTGATAATGTTGCCCACGTTTCTGGCTTTTTGATTGGTGCGCTGATTTCTTGGATTTTCATTTTGTTTAAAAGATGATTTACCTTCACATTCCTTTCTGCAAACAAAAATGCAGCTATTGTAACTTTCATTTTTCAACTTCTTTTAGCTTGAAGGATGAGATGCTGTCCGCTATTAAAAAAGAAATCAGGCTCAGACATAACGAACTTGAAAATAAATTCTTAAAATCCCTTTATTTTGGTGGAGGAACGCCTTCAGTTTTAAGTATTGACGAAATTAAATCTCTGTTGGATGAGATTCAGAAATATTTCACTTTTGATGAAAATATTGAAATTACTTTAGAATCCAACCCAGACGACCTTAATAAAAATTTTCTCAAAGAATTATCCAATACAGAAATCAATCGTCTATCAATCGGAACACAGAGTTTTTTTGATGAAGATCTGAAATTGATGAATCGTGCTCATAATGCTTCCGAAGCTGAAAGTTCGATTAAAAGAGCTCAGGATTTCGGTTTGGAAAATATCAGCATCGATTTGATTTACGGTTCGCCAACTTCAAACTTCGAAATCTGGAAAGAAAACCTTAATAAAACTATCGAGCTTCAAGTTCCACACGTTTCATCTTACGCTTTGACAGTCGAGCCAAAAACGGCTTTAGAAAAGTGGATTGAAAATGGAAAAGTAAGTTCTCCCGAAGAAGCAGAACAAAATCAAGAGTTCTACTATATGAAAGATTTTCTGAAAGATAATGGATTTGACCATTATGAGATTTCAAACTTTGGAAAACCTGGATTTCATTCCAGACACAATTCTGCTTATTGGAAATCCGAGCCTTATCTGGGGATTGGCCCGTCTGCGCATTCTTACAATGGCAATTTCGAAAGAAGCTGGAATGTTGCCAATAATTCGCTTTACATCAAAAATATCAACCAGGATCTTCTTCCAAAGGAAACCGAAATTCTCTCTGAAAAAGACCGATTCAATGAAATGATGATGATTGGACTTAGAACAATTTGGGGCGTTGATTTGGATAAAATCAATCAAAACTTTTCTTCAGAAATAATCGATTATCTTAACCAAGAAATCAAACCTAAATTAGAATCCGGAATTCTTAAAATAGAAAATAATTACTTGAAAATTCCAGAAAAACATTGGTTTTTAGCAGACGGAATTGCGAGTGACCTATTTATAGTCTAAAGACTTCGACGAGCTTAGTCTGACAATGCATAATTAGTATCAGAGTTGTCACATTGAGCTTGTCGAAATGTTTTTCAGAATAAAAAAATCACTATTTTTGTGAAGTTAAATCTTTGCTGAGTTTTACGTCTTTGCGAACTTAAAAACGTTTCAATAGTCAAAAAAACTTTGCGGACTTTGCGTTCAAATAACAGATAAAAGATTATCTCTTGAAAAAGAAAAAAGCCGACTACACGCATCTTTCAGCCAATCAACCAATCGGAATTTTTGATTCCGGAGTTGGCGGATTAACGGTTGCGAAAGAAATTAAAAGATTGTTGCCCAATGAAGATTTGATTTATTTTGGCGATACAAAACATCTTCCCTACGGTGAGAAATCCCGTGAAGCTATTGTTGGTTATTCAACTAAAATTACCAATTTCCTTTTAGAGAAAAATTGTAAAGCGATTGTAATTGCCTGCAATTCTGCGACTGCTAATGCCTTGCAGGAAGTTCAGGAATTGGTTGCAGACAGAGTTCCAGTGATTGATGTGATTAGCCCAGTTGCGGAAAAAGTGTCTTACGAAATTCATAACAATGTTGGCGTGATTGCGACCAAAGCAACGGTTAATTCCGGACTTTATAAAAAATCAATTAGGAAACATAACAAGTTCATCAAGGTTGATGAATTGGCAACGCCTCTTTTGGTGCCTGCAATTGAAGAAGGTTTTAAAAATCATCCGATTACTCACTCGATTATTTATAATTACTTAAGTAATAGTAAATTAAAAAATATTGAAACTTTGATTCTTGGTTGTACACATTATCCGCTTTTGATTGACGAAATCAAACAATATTACGGAAACCGTGTTCGTGTAATTGATTCTCCAAATATCGTTGCCAATCAATTGAAAATGATTTTGGATAAACATCATCTTCTGAATGAAGAAAATCATCAATCAACTTATGAATTCTTCTTATCGGATATTACCAAAAATTTCGAAAAAATCTCTAAAAAATTCTTTGGAAAATCAATTGAGTTAGAACTTAAATCACTTTAGAAATTCTCATTTCTGAAGATACTTTTGATTTGATTAATTTCGCTTTGAACCATATTTTTCACTCTTTCGCCAAAGTGTAAAGTATTCTCGATTTTATTATTGCCTTCCCAAGTAATCTCGATTCCACCGTTGGCAATTTCTTTTTTACAAAGAAAATCAGGAACGATTGAGAAACCCGAATTTCCACTTAAACAACGCACAATCGAACAAATATTCGGAACTATATAGTTTGGTTTAAAGTCTGGATGTCGATTAAAATTAGCTTTCCAAAAATTATTCAGATGTTCCATATCCGCCGCTGTGCTGTACCAGATTTGCTGTTTCAGCCAGTTTTCAGCATCTTCAATTTTATTGGTTTTAATTAGTTTTTTGAAGTCAGAAGTGTCAGTTCCGGTTCCATTAATCAAGACAATTTTTTCTTTGGAAAAAGCTTCAAAATTTAAGTTTTTAAGATTAGTTTTTCTTGGTGTAATAATCAAATCCAGCAATCCGTTATCCAAATCCGAAAACATCTGTTCATACAATCCAAAACGGATAATCACATTGAAATCAAATGTCGGAATATGCTTTTCCAACGTGAATTGAAAAGTTTCAAAACACATTCCAACGCTCACAGTTGCACGTTCGGTTTTCGTCGTTTTATGAAAAGTTTGTTCGGCCGTTTCCAGTTTCAAGAGAGGTTCCAAAGTGAAATTATAAAGAATCTTCGCTTTCTCTGTCGGAATTAGTTTCTTTGAAATCCTTTCGAACAAAGAATAACCAACATAAGCTTCCAATGAACCAATATGAAGGCTAACACCAGGTTGGGAAATATATAATTCCTTCGCCGCTTTGGTATAAGACTGAGTTTCATAAACACTTTTAAAAGTTCTGAGCCATTCCAGATTTATCATTTTGTATTATAATTATGATGCAAATATATAATTTATATTATTTTTATAATTGATTTTTCTGTCGGAACTTTGCATCATTAAATTATTAAATAGAAAATTCAATGAAAAAAATATTTGTAATCAACGGTGGACAAACGTTCGCACATTCCGGTGGAGCTTTTAACAAAACGATTACCAATTGGACAAAAGATGTTTTGGAAAGCATTAATTTCGAAATTAGAGTAAGTAATGTGAATGAGGAATTTGAGGCAGTTCAGGAAGCCGAGAATTTCAAATGGGCAGATATTGTGGTTTACCATTTTCCAGTCTGGTGGTTTCAGGTTCCGAATCGTTTGAAATTTTACATCGATGAAGTTTTCACGGCTGGCCACAATAATGGAATCTATAAAAGCGACGGACGTTCCCGAGTGGATCCGGCGATTAATTACGGAACCGGCGGTTTGATGCACGGTAAAAAATATTTTGTAACCACAAGTTGGAATGCGCCGGAAACTGCTTTTACTTTGGAAGGTGAATTTTTTAATCAGCATTCTGTAGATGAAGGGGTTTTGTTCGGTTTTCACAGGATGAACGCCTTCACAGGAATGACACTTTTAGGAAGCTTCCATTTCCACGATATGGAGAAGGCAGCTACTAAAGAAAGAATTGATAATTATGAAATTGAGTATAAAAATTATCTGAAAAATGCCTTGGAAACTGAAGAATTGAAAGTGTTGAATTAATTAAATAAAATTAAAATGTCAATCTATTTAACAGCGATTTTGAAATCGAAAAAAGATAAAATTCAGGATTTGAAATCAATTCTTGATAATATGGTTCTGAATACAAAAAAGGAAGAAGCTTGCGAAAAGTATGAACTACAGCAAAGTCTGGATGACGAAGCGGTTTTTATCTTTCACGAGATTTGGAAAAGCAAAGAGGGTTTGGATGCTCACAATCAACAACCTTATATCCAAGAATTTGTTGAAAAAGTTCCTGATTTATTGGAAAAACCAGCAGAAATTTATCTGGCGAAATTAGTTTAAAATAGAAACGCCTCGATTAATCGAGGCGTTTTTTTATAATGAAATAGTTTTATTGACATTGATATCTTCCAAAAATCGATTATCGTGAGAAACCACAATCAAAGTTCCTTCGTAATCGTTGATTGCGGATGTCAAAATCTCAATATTTTGGATATCGAGATTATTCGTTGGTTCATCCAGAATTATCATATCAGGCGAAATATTCTGAATGGAAAGACAGCAGAGTAGAAGCTTTAGTTTTTCGCCACCGCTTAAGAATTTGCACTTTTTGTCCCAATCGTTTTTCCAGAAAAGAAAACGTGCTAAAATGGTTTTAATCTCGTGTTCTTCAAGGTTTTTTAAATTGAATTGCTGAGCTTGTTCATAAACCGAAAGTTCATTTTTAATCAAAGAATATTCCTGGTCAATGTAAATCGTTTTCTTTTCCGCTAAATAGATTTCGCCAAAAGTCGGTTCAAATTCTCCTAAAATCATTTTAATCAAAGTTGTTTTCCCAGAACCGTTATTGCCTTTTATCGCAATTCTTTCTCCACTAACAATTTGAAAATCTAGATTGTTTTTCCAAAGATTTCCTTGATAATAACTGAAATTGATTTGTTCGGCTTTGACCAATATTTTCCCTTTATGAAGCTGAGAATTATCAAAATTGATTTTCATTTTATCGATTCCGGAAAGATTGTCTTTCAGGTTGTGAAGATTTTCTCTGATGTTATCGATTTTTTCAGAATGAACAGATTTCAGTTTTGAGGTACTGTTTTCCGCTTTGTTGCGAAGCGTGTTCATCATAATTCTGGAAACGCCTGATTTTTCCTGCTTTCCTTTTCCTCGAGAATCTAATTTGTTTTGCCTTTCAATCGTTTCGCGTTCTTTTTCTTTGGCTTTTTTCAGTTCTTTTTCTCGGTTAAAAATATTCTGTTCAAGTGAATTTTGCTCAATTTTTTTCTGTTCATAATAGAAATCATAATTTCCTCCATAAACCGAAATTCCATTTTTGTTGAGTTCGCAAGTTTTGTCTAAAAGATTGAGTAAAACTCTGTCGTGACTTACAATCAAAAGACTTTTCGAAGTTGAATTGACAAAATCATAAAGCAAACTTCTACTTGCCAAATCCAAATGATTCGTTGGTTCATCCATTAGAATCAAATCCTGTTGATGAATCATCATTCCTGTGAGAAACAATTTGGTTTTTTGTCCGCCACTTAGATTTTTTAATTTTAGATTTAAATCAAAATCGGGTAGATTCCAATATGTGAAAGCTTCTTTAATTCTGTCCTCGATTGTCCAATCGTCATTCAGAATTCCCATATTATCTTCGGTGACAGAACCGTTTAGAATTTCCTTTAAAGCATTCAGTTTTTTATCGATTCCTAAAGCCTCAGCAATACTCAAATGATTATACTGACCGAAAATTTGTGGAATATAACAGATGTTAGAATCAGATTTAATCGTTCCTGATTTTGGTTGTAATTCGCCAGCAACTATTTTGAGCAAAGTCGATTTTCCAGAACCATTATTTCCGATGAGAGCTATTTTTTCCTGAGAATTAAGGGTAAAGTTGATGTCCGAAAAAAGAACATCTTTATTAGGATGTTGATAAGATATATCTTGTAAAATTAACATAATTTCTTTTTTAAGATGAACAATAGCAGACGAGTTGGTCCGCAGAAGATTGCCTGAAAAGAAATTGAATTTTACATTTTAATCTTTAGAATTTTATTTCTGCAAAGTTAGAAATTATTTTTAAAATCAAAAAAAGCCTTGAATTTCCAAGGCTTTTATTATTAAATCACATCCAGAATTTCTTCAAAATTCAATCTAGATTTTGCTTTGAGCTTCGGTTGATTGAAATCATTTTCATCTCTCACGCCAATCGCGACTGCGAATAACGTTGTGTATTTTTCATTATTCAGAATAGCATCATATTTTGCAATTTCAATTCCTTCCATTGGCGTAGAATCGATTTCCATTTGTGCACAAGCGCTCAACAAAACACCTAAAGCAAGATAAACCTGATGCGACATCCAGCTTTTTGTATAATCTTCGCCGTGTGGTTTTATCATTTTGTTGTAATATTCTATAGAACCTTCAGGTAAATTTCCCTCGATTTGTTTTTCAAAATCTTCCGCATTTTTCAAAACCTGAAAAACTACCAAAAGCTGGCTGTCATTGATTTTTTCTTTGTTGAAATAAGAAGCTTCAGCGAATTCTGACTTAGCTTTTGAATCTTCTACAAAAGTGAATTTCCAAGGCTGACTGTTGATTGAAGATGGACTCAGATGCAGAATCGATTTCAATTGTTCTTTAATTTCATTGCTAAGTTTTCCTTCAGAATTATACTTTTTTACAGTGTATCTTTTCTGCATTTTGGTAAGAAATGTTTCCATAATTTTATACTATCAATTTTATAGTTGCAAAAATAAATAGTGTTTATTAACTTTGCAATAACGGTCAATAATGATAGTATATGTTTTTAATCGATAATAAAAAATTTCCTTGCGGAACAAGCGTTACAATGCGTTTTATAGGAGGTAAATGGAAAGCAGTCATTCTCATTCATCTTGCAAAGGGAACGAAACGATATAATGAAATCAGGAAAGAAATCCCGACAATTACGGAAAGAACCTTGAGTCTGCAGTTGAAACAACTGGAAGATGACGGAATTATCGAGCGGAAAGTTTACACGCAAAAACCACCGCTAATGGTAGAATATTCTTTGACAGAATTTGGAAAAACTTTGATTCCTGTTTTGCGTTCGATTTGTGGTTGGGGAAATGAGGCGATAAAAGATTCGGATAAGATTTTGGTCCAGAACTGATTATAATCCGATTTTTTTCATAACGAGATTCAGTTTTTGCTTCCATTCTGCGGGTTTTGTAGAATATCCGGAGGAAGCAATGGCGACAAACCATTCGTTATGATTTTGAGAACCTTTTAGATTTTGATAAAATTTCTTTTTCGAAACCCATTCGCAAAAGGCACGATAAGATGCTTTGGAATCAGTAAAACTTTTGAATCTGGAATTGTTGATATCGTTTTTTCCTGTCATTCCAAAATGGTTGTTCAGGACTTTACACGCCGAACTTGTGCCACCGCCAGTTTCCATAAAAGCAATTGAAAGAATAACCGAAGTTGGAATCCCAAATTCCTGAGAAAGCTCCGTAGCAAAAGGCTTGTATTGATTGACGTAAGAATTCTGAGCAGAGATTTTCAAACTGAAAAGCAGAACGAAAATCATTAATAATTTGATGTTGAAACTCCTCATATCACAATCAATTTATTCAGAAACAGCTTCAGCTTCGAAGAAAGAAAAATTGATATTTCCGTATTTTCTGCTGTCTTTCAG
Protein-coding sequences here:
- the murI gene encoding glutamate racemase, translated to MKKKKADYTHLSANQPIGIFDSGVGGLTVAKEIKRLLPNEDLIYFGDTKHLPYGEKSREAIVGYSTKITNFLLEKNCKAIVIACNSATANALQEVQELVADRVPVIDVISPVAEKVSYEIHNNVGVIATKATVNSGLYKKSIRKHNKFIKVDELATPLLVPAIEEGFKNHPITHSIIYNYLSNSKLKNIETLILGCTHYPLLIDEIKQYYGNRVRVIDSPNIVANQLKMILDKHHLLNEENHQSTYEFFLSDITKNFEKISKKFFGKSIELELKSL
- a CDS encoding LysR family transcriptional regulator, which produces MINLEWLRTFKSVYETQSYTKAAKELYISQPGVSLHIGSLEAYVGYSLFERISKKLIPTEKAKILYNFTLEPLLKLETAEQTFHKTTKTERATVSVGMCFETFQFTLEKHIPTFDFNVIIRFGLYEQMFSDLDNGLLDLIITPRKTNLKNLNFEAFSKEKIVLINGTGTDTSDFKKLIKTNKIEDAENWLKQQIWYSTAADMEHLNNFWKANFNRHPDFKPNYIVPNICSIVRCLSGNSGFSIVPDFLCKKEIANGGIEITWEGNNKIENTLHFGERVKNMVQSEINQIKSIFRNENF
- a CDS encoding NAD(P)H-dependent oxidoreductase gives rise to the protein MKKIFVINGGQTFAHSGGAFNKTITNWTKDVLESINFEIRVSNVNEEFEAVQEAENFKWADIVVYHFPVWWFQVPNRLKFYIDEVFTAGHNNGIYKSDGRSRVDPAINYGTGGLMHGKKYFVTTSWNAPETAFTLEGEFFNQHSVDEGVLFGFHRMNAFTGMTLLGSFHFHDMEKAATKERIDNYEIEYKNYLKNALETEELKVLN
- a CDS encoding putative quinol monooxygenase — its product is MSIYLTAILKSKKDKIQDLKSILDNMVLNTKKEEACEKYELQQSLDDEAVFIFHEIWKSKEGLDAHNQQPYIQEFVEKVPDLLEKPAEIYLAKLV
- the abc-f gene encoding ribosomal protection-like ABC-F family protein, with the translated sequence MLILQDISYQHPNKDVLFSDINFTLNSQEKIALIGNNGSGKSTLLKIVAGELQPKSGTIKSDSNICYIPQIFGQYNHLSIAEALGIDKKLNALKEILNGSVTEDNMGILNDDWTIEDRIKEAFTYWNLPDFDLNLKLKNLSGGQKTKLFLTGMMIHQQDLILMDEPTNHLDLASRSLLYDFVNSTSKSLLIVSHDRVLLNLLDKTCELNKNGISVYGGNYDFYYEQKKIEQNSLEQNIFNREKELKKAKEKERETIERQNKLDSRGKGKQEKSGVSRIMMNTLRNKAENSTSKLKSVHSEKIDNIRENLHNLKDNLSGIDKMKINFDNSQLHKGKILVKAEQINFSYYQGNLWKNNLDFQIVSGERIAIKGNNGSGKTTLIKMILGEFEPTFGEIYLAEKKTIYIDQEYSLIKNELSVYEQAQQFNLKNLEEHEIKTILARFLFWKNDWDKKCKFLSGGEKLKLLLCCLSIQNISPDMIILDEPTNNLDIQNIEILTSAINDYEGTLIVVSHDNRFLEDINVNKTISL
- a CDS encoding nitroreductase family protein, with the translated sequence METFLTKMQKRYTVKKYNSEGKLSNEIKEQLKSILHLSPSSINSQPWKFTFVEDSKAKSEFAEASYFNKEKINDSQLLVVFQVLKNAEDFEKQIEGNLPEGSIEYYNKMIKPHGEDYTKSWMSHQVYLALGVLLSACAQMEIDSTPMEGIEIAKYDAILNNEKYTTLFAVAIGVRDENDFNQPKLKAKSRLNFEEILDVI
- a CDS encoding winged helix-turn-helix transcriptional regulator, translated to MFLIDNKKFPCGTSVTMRFIGGKWKAVILIHLAKGTKRYNEIRKEIPTITERTLSLQLKQLEDDGIIERKVYTQKPPLMVEYSLTEFGKTLIPVLRSICGWGNEAIKDSDKILVQN
- a CDS encoding glucosaminidase domain-containing protein, whose translation is MRSFNIKLLMIFVLLFSLKISAQNSYVNQYKPFATELSQEFGIPTSVILSIAFMETGGGTSSACKVLNNHFGMTGKNDINNSRFKSFTDSKASYRAFCEWVSKKKFYQNLKGSQNHNEWFVAIASSGYSTKPAEWKQKLNLVMKKIGL